The genomic segment CAGCTTCGAGGTCACCTTCTGGCGCAGCCTGTTCAACGCCCTCGCCCTCGGCTGCGCGCTGAGCCTCCTGCGCGGACGGCGACTGTGGCGCAGCCTGATCGACGGCGGCTGGCCGCTCTGGTGCTCGGGTTTCTGCTGGGCGGTGATGTTCACCGCCTTCATGCTGGCGATCACCCTGACCAGCGTCGCCAATGTCCTCGTGGCGATGGCGATCGGGCCCCTGATCACCGCTCTCTTCGCCCGTCTCTTCCTGCAGCACCGGCTACCGGCGCGCACCTGGCTGGCGATTGCCGTCGCCGGCGCCGGCATCGCCTGGATGTTCGGCCAGGAAGCGGCGGCCGGCCTGTCGCTGACCGGCAGCATCGTCGCGCTGGCGGTGCCCGTTGCGGCGGCGCTCAATTTCACCACCCTGCAGCATGTCGGACATCGGCGCAGCGGCGCAGCGGCGGCGCTGCCGCAGGACATGCTGCCGGCGGTCTTCATCGGCGCCGCGCTTTCCGCCGCCTGCACCCTGCCACTCGCCCATCCGCTGCAGGCCACGCCGCATGATCTGGCGCTGCTGGCGCTGCTTGGCGTCGTCCAGCTGGCGATTCCCTGCCTGCTGGTGGTGCGCCTGTCGCGCGAACTGGCGGCACCCGAGATTGCCTTGCTCGGACTGCTCGAGGTCGTCTTCGGCGTCACCTGGGCCTGGCTCGGCGCCGGCGAGCAACCGGGCGGGAG from the Accumulibacter sp. genome contains:
- a CDS encoding DMT family transporter: MSHGRAVSLMILVTLLWSIAGVVARHLDSAHSFEVTFWRSLFNALALGCALSLLRGRRLWRSLIDGGWPLWCSGFCWAVMFTAFMLAITLTSVANVLVAMAIGPLITALFARLFLQHRLPARTWLAIAVAGAGIAWMFGQEAAAGLSLTGSIVALAVPVAAALNFTTLQHVGHRRSGAAAALPQDMLPAVFIGAALSAACTLPLAHPLQATPHDLALLALLGVVQLAIPCLLVVRLSRELAAPEIALLGLLEVVFGVTWAWLGAGEQPGGSTLTGGALVLAALVGNEVLALRSPAGKLPPGDSPATRGGTAGIRFPAAGDRHP